TTCCCTCCATGAATTTTTTTTGATTGTATCTTTCTTTCCATAGGAAAAACTTCCATCGTTTAACATGGATAAAAAGTTTTTCCACTGGTCGGACTCAATGTTGGCAAAACCGAACGCCGAATAACCATAAGTGCGATGTTGTTTGTTCCGCTCTTGAATTGCAATCTCAGTGGTGTTCTCGCTTGAAACTCTCCAAACTCTTAGTTTGTTGATAAAAACTGTAGCTTCCTGAGCCCCTTGTTGTGAGTCGGGCTTCGGAATTTTCGCCGAAGCCTGTGCTTTATCCTTCTCCGGTTCGCTAGATTCAACAGGGTCAACCCAACCCAACGGGAACTCCCGGCCAATGAATTTCAGCGATGTCTCAATATGATTTTTCTTTTCTGGATTGTCTTTGAACCACTGGATGAAACTCCACCTAAATATGAGAATATCAAGAAGATTGGTTTCAATGTGATCCTCTATTTCAAAAATGTTCAAGTTCAATATTTCATCCTTTAATACGGCCTCAAGGATGATTGAATAAATTTCCGAAGAGGTCGTTTCTCGAAGTACCCCTCCAACTTTCGGAGGGAATTCTCCCTGTTTTAGAGCGGTCTCAATTTCCGAGACCCTACTCTCCCCCAACAAAATGGAGAAGACTTCTTTAAGAATTACGTAATCTTTCAAAACGTGTTCCTTCTAACACCCTTCCATTGAATAAACAGGGCAAGCCGGTGAAGGTATCCGGCCTTTCGGATAGCATGTCCTAGCCCTGTTTTAACTAAATTTCTGAATTGGTAAAATCTTCGCCAGTTCCCCTGTCACGATGGTTCTCAGTTTCTTATCCCATGCGAGCAGTGCTTGCTTCTTCTCACCAAAATAATCATGCCTGTCATAGATGCCTGTTACTTCTGAATCCGTATGGTTGAGAATTTTCTTAACAGTCAACCTCGGAACACCCAACCCAGTTATCATGCTTGTTGCCGTGCGCCTAAGATCATGGGGAGTGAAATGCTCTATTCCAAAATTGGTTAATGTCCGCCTCACAGCGTGGTCAAGACTTGAGCCAACGATTGGGCTGACTCCCGGAGTTTTCTTTTGGGTTCGTTTACCAACGGGCGAGGGAAAAACCCATTCTGAACCCTTGGAGACTTGTTTAGCCGCTTCGAGAATTTCCAGAGCAAGCGGGGATAGTGGCACACGGTGTGCTTTCCCGTTCTTTGTTCGGTGGGCTGGTAATTCCCAGTAATCCTCATGGAAGTTAAATTCAGTCCACACAGCGTTTAAAACCTCTGACTTCCTTTGGGCCGTAACAGCCATAAACCGCAAAGCCAGTTTCATTATTGGGGCAATGGATATTCCGGAGTCTGGCTCCAGTCCGGCCCACAAGATTTTGATTTCATCCTCAGACAATTTCCTATCCCGAGGCACCTCTTTTGCTGGCCTTGGAATCTTAACGCATGGGCTGGCCGCTAATATGTCCCTAGCCACGGCAAAGTTGAACATTTTCGTAATAACGCTCAAGGTCCTATTCGCGGCCACTTTTGCCCCCCGATCCACAATGCCGTCAAGCAAAAGGTTAATATCACGTTTGACGATATCCTTTGCCTTACGTTTGCCCCAAACTGGGAGAACATCTTTCATCAAGATTCGTTCATCTTCTTTCCATGATGATTTCTTCACTTTCGCATGACGCTCCAGATATTCGTCCGCCAGAACTTTGATGGTCTCAGCGTCTCTGTGTGCCTGATTTTTCGCCTTTTGTTCGCTTCCAGGGTCAATTCCGTTTCTTACCTTTTCTTTTAATTTGGCGGCCTGTGTGCGTGCCTGGGCCAGGCCTACGGGCTGAGGGTATCTTCCAATGGTGTATAACCTGTTTTTCCCGTTGAATTTATACTCAAAAAAGAAAGTCTTGGTCCCGGATGGCTCCACGCGGACCCCGAGCCCTTTGTCGCCCTCGCCAAACACCACATAACGCTTGGCTTCTGGTTTAAGTGCGTTAAGTTGCATATTTGTAAATTTTATAGCCATTGGTGTGAAACCTATACGAAGTTATAATATATAGGTATTCTGGTTGGAATTTAGTGACTTGTCAAGAAATCTTATGATGCGCTATGGAAATTGATTTTACTTATAAGTCTAATGTTTATAATGTATTTATGGTGTGTTTGGAGCAATATATCAAGGGGTTCCATGATACAGAAGGTCTGATTCGTAATCAGTAGGTCGGCGGTTCAATTCCGCCCGCTGGCTCCAGTAAATACAACGAGTTATAAAATATAGTTTCCAGATTAATCCTTCTGGGTAGCATTTTGGGTAGCGTTTGTCTTTAATTCTCTACCTATGAAGGTTCTAAATTCAAACTTAAACCTTACTCCTTACCAGCCCCCCCCCATCCCGAGATCCAGGTCACCCCATCTCCGCCTCAAGTCCAAAGTTTCAAGTTCCTTGTTCAAGGTTCCAAGTCCTAAGTTTCAGGTTTTAAGTTCAAGGTTCCGAGTTTCGGGTTCAGAGGGCTTAGGGTTCCTAGTTTTCGGCTCCAGGTTCACTGTTCCGCTTCCCGCGCCCAAGGTCTTGGATATTGAGAAGAGAGAAGGTCAGGGGGGGGTACTCCAAAAATGAACAAAATTTAGTAGCCTGACTGGGGCAGAGATTGGAGCTATTTTTTTTGTTATGATGTGTGGTGTGTTAGTGTTTCCCCATAGTCATTTGACGATATATGGAATATGAAAAAGAATTCAAACGTATACCCCTTAATTGATCTTTTTGCTGGTCCTGGCGGATTGGGCGAAGGATTTTCTTCACTTTTTTTTGATAACAACCTTCCTGTTTTTAAGAGTGTTGCGTCTATAGAAAGGGATTTATTCTCACATAAAACCCTTACTCTTAGGCATTTCTTTAGATCTTTTGGTCCAGGCGATGTTCCAAGTCTCTATTATGATTATATCGCAGCTAATATCACGCGGGATAAATTGGAACAGGGCTATCCTGACAATTGGAAACAAGCTGAAAGGTCGTCTCTCAAGATAACACTTGGGATCGACACACATAACGAAGTTGAGTTTCTGATAAAGCAACGTCTGGGGAAGGCCAAGAAATGGGCCTTGGTAGGCGGGCCTCCTTGCCAGGCTTATTCCCTTGTGGGCCGTTCTCGAATGAAGGGTGACCCGAATTTCAAGGAAGACGAGAGGCATTTTTTATATAAAGAATACCTGAAAACCATAATTGACCACAAACCACTTCGGGAAAATCGAAACAGAACCCATTCAATTACAACTAACTTTCCCCGGACAGTAGTGATAAAAATTGATTCTACGTCTAATGCCAGTTTTGGGCTTAAGCCGACCCTTAGAAAAGGAAGGATTAATCGGGATGCTCAAAAAGTGCTTCATACTTATTTAGAATCAAAACGATCGGGTCGGAGTACACTTGCGTCCAACACAAAAAGACTCCCTGAGTGACGTTCCAAAAATGGCTTCAGGCCAGAGAGAATGGGATCCAGTTTTTCTTCAGGAACAACCGTCAAGATCATTTGCAAGCTACTCGTATCATTAAACATTAAATGCCCAACGTGGAACCCGAGATGCCCTTTTCCTGAAATATTGCTAAAAACCGTATAGCCGCTCGCTTTTATCCGGTCGAGAACATCCGTAACAAAATGAATATGCTCTCCCTCGATAATGATTTTTATTTCTTTCATTGGATGAAGTTTCATGCCGCTCATGTTGTCTCAAATCTCCTCAAAAAGATAAGGTTAATTAATGGGTTGCCAATCTTTCATTAATCGAAAGTGGAACAATTTCTTGGTATCGGGATGTATAGCGACAAGATTGATCCACCGATTTCCTGTCAATCGTTGCAGAATTTCATGTCGCTCAACGATGGTCGCAATCCTTTCCAACGGAGCCTCAATGATAGCAAATAACCGCATGGGCTCGTGGTAAGGTTTATCCCCATTGAAAACCGTTTGGATTGGTAGTCCAACACATAGATCACTTTGAGAGCCATACATGACCCCTATGTTGCCCACCACATTGTGATACACTTTGCTTCCCGCCCCATAGACCATTGGGTCAACCGTAGAAAAATAATGCTCCATGTTGATCCAATTGGTAACGATCATGGGGGCGGTCATTATAATTTCTAAATATTTTCCATCCGGATCTTGTGAATGATCGTAGGAATGTAAAAAAGTCCGACCCTCAAAATTTATTCCCTGACTCAACAAACGCCGCCCCATAATGAAGGCCGTATGCCCAGAAAGTCCCCATTCGGGTCGAACCTGGGACCAATCCATACTTCGCACCTTCGAAAGCCGGGATGCCTCATCAATCTCCTTTGCAGCAGGCACGTCAGGCAAGCGAGCGAGTCGTTCTCGACTATTTTTTTCACAGGCTTCTTGGAGGTCATGTTGTAGTCTGAGTAAATCTTTTCGATGCGTAGCAGGGACCTCTTCCAAATCATAGAGTTCCACTTCATCCGTTGTCGTATCGTGTTGCCCCGGAAGAAAATGGGTGTCAGGCGGAATGGTTATGCCTCTCTCGGCGAGCCTTTGCCGAACCTGTGGATTGTTCGCCATAACGGCAAGGGTCCTTGCGTTTGAGATCCCATGGTTGCCACCACAAGCCCCGCAATCCAACGCCGATTCGTAGGGATTGTTATCCGAAGTACTGCCATGCGCACATAACAAAACAAGCCGGGCAAACGTTTTCGTAAACCCTAAAAGCCTTAGAGCTGTTTCTACATAGTTAACCTGTTCGGATTCAGTAAACCCTGTCTGTGTGATCTGTTGTAGCTGATGATCTAAATCTCTTTCATGAAGATTAAAGTCTTTTCTGAGCGCTACAATAAATTGCTCCAGGTCAGATTCGTTCCATTTCAATAAACGAAAAAGCTCCTCATTCTCATTGCTGTCAGATGGAATCTGATTCAGAGCGAGTTTTCGTAAGCGCTCCACTTGATCATGAGGAACGGTGGCCCCCTGCTGATCATATTTTTCAGTAAACAATCGATAAATGGCGGCTTGGTGTTTGGCTGCAACCATTTCATAGGCTTCTTCTCGCTGGATTTTTTCCACAGTGAGTGTCGTTCTTATGGGAATCGCTAAAATATCTTTCATCCAGGACATTGCTTTTTTGAACCATTTTGGTTGCAAGGTTTGGCCGAATAGCTTAAATCCAAAGAACCAACCAATAGCTTCGACCATGACATAGGGGGTGACTATGTTTTCTTTCAAGTCATGTAGCAGGGTATGACCCGTCTTGGCGATTTCCTGTCCCTCTAAAAATTTTTCTGCCGCTTTACCTTGAGAGGCCCGAGGAATTTCCTTTACAACATGTTTGGGTTTTAGAAGGACGGGGCATTGGTCTGTTTGTTGTTCGCTCGAAAACCCTTGATAGCATATGGGGATACCAAAAAAACCAGCGAAACCAAACGTTTCATTTCCTCCAATTTCTTCAAGTTGTCTTCTAAAGCATTCTGATCGAACATCGATGCAAAAAATTGCCTGAGACAGTGGACGCGATTCAGGAGGTTGTTCTTCAAGCTCATCACTTCTGCGCAATTTTTCAAGATTGGGTGAAATCTTTTTGGCAAAATCTTTGATGTAGCTGGATTCAAAGGCCTCCAGCCAAATAGGTCCGTGTTGTGATTCTGGAAACTGTTCGACCCAATCCAGCAAGGTACTTAATGTATTGGGAGCACTCTTCACCACATCCTGTATAGCAACACCCAAGGATTGGGCAAGATGCATTACAATCAAGGTTTGACCTTCGGCCTCTTGTTTTTCTCTGGTTTGTTCCCAAATTGAAATCAACCTTGAATCGCATTTATCAAGGTCTTCTATATTTAGAGGGTCCTGAGTGAACAAGGAGATGTTTAAATAATTAACCACTTCGTCTGGCAGCACTCGCGATCGGTATTCTTTATAGAGACCATATCCAGTGGGATGATTGTTTAGGTATTCGTTGATCGAAGCATAAGTGCCTGGAATTGCTAATTTTTCCTGGCATGCCAGCATCACAAATTCACGTTCATAAAAAAGGCGGATGGCCATATACTTGATAAGGTCAATAGGAAAAGCATTTTGCCACGCATAATCCGTTTGCTCCGAGCGCCATTTAATGAATCCCGTCCACCCAGACAATTGGGCCAACTGCAAAGAAAAATAGCTATCCCATAAATCTTTGGGAATGGCTAACAAGGATAGACTTTCAAGTACCGCATCTTCAGGTCGATCCGGTAAATTAAGAATTTTGTTTTTCCAATCTTGAATGCCCAAGATGGAACCCGACGCATCGCCTAAAGCTAATTCCTTCCACGCACTGTAAAAAGTTTTCTTTCTATCGGGCATACCCCAAGGCGCGTGTCCTTCATCGAGAAAACCTCCTAGCCATTTGATGATTTCGCCGTTAATTTGGTCCTGTATATTTGTCCCAAAAGTTTGGTCGCACCATTCTGCAAGGGTGTACTGTGTTGCCAGGTCTTTTTTCTCCCTATCAGCATGACCCTTTAAGAAATCCTCTGGCGCTTTCTTTTTTGATAGATCGTGAATTTTCTCGAAGAGATTTCTTATTTCCGGTTGATTGAGAGAGGGTTGAAGAATTGCTGAACAAACATCCGTTGCAACTTTCCCATTACCGTGAATGAGGATGGCTCTCAAGACCTCCAGATGGGAAAATTCTCGCTCGCCAATGGAGATAGTCGCATTCTGCGATACATCCTTTAGGGCTTCATTAATGGAATCTTCAGATATTCGACCTTGCTGAAAGTATTTACGGTTATGGCTATTGGAGAGATAGCCACGACCTCTCAAAAACCGCTGCCCCTCCTTTATAGCCTTTTCAAACGTCAAATGTTCCAAGCCATGAAGCGGATTGTGGTGGATAAACGTTTTCATCGGCCAGAAATGCGATATTGGCTCACACGACAGGTTCACAAGCGAACGTAATTCTATTCGCTGTGATTCACTTGGCGTAACCCTTATTTTATCGTCGAGCATACTCATGGTTTAGGCTCGTTGTCCTTTTGAAAGATTGAAACAAATTGACGCACTAGTAAATCATTCCACTATAAGCAGCGCCTAATAGTAATGCCGATACGGCAACAAATTCTGTTAATCGTAAATCAAAATAGGGAACGTCAGATCGCGCCTCTCCAAAAGCGGTTTGATGGAGCATTTTCAAAAAATACCAGCCTCCTCCTAGCCAAACCACAAGAAACAGGAACGAAATCAGGACGATTTCAACGTCATGAATGACAATGGTTGGCATGACCATCAGGCCTGAAAATGTTGGAAACAATGGGAGAAACAGGGCGAAACTCACAAGGAGAACCAACGCAACACCAAATCGAGGCATGGGCGAGGCTAGCCCCGGAAGTTTTCCAAGGGTTTTCCATCCATAACGCTGCCGAACAAATGAAAAGGCAAGGGAGATGCCGCCCATCACGAATGCCAGGGTGACACCAAAAGGAATCCCCCATTTCGGGAAACTCGGGAATACCTCAAGAAGGCCCCAAACAAGGGCCACATGAGCCACGGTGGCCGAGGCAACGAACAAACTATTAAATTTTTGTCCAAGTGACGCTAAAGAAGCATAGACCGCACTTACTAAGGCTAAAAGGCTAAAGGTAAAAAGCATCTGCGTTGAAAGCGAAGAGTAAAGCGTGTTTAATTCAGCAAGCCCGATGATCAGCCAAACGACAATCCAAAAACTTGAAAGAGTCTCTTTAGCATCTCTAATTGTCCCTACGAATGGGAGGTGAAAAGGAGCCAGCGGCAAAAAAGTCACCGCAAGGAACAGGCTGGCAAACATTTGCAAGGTATCTCCCATGAAGACGGAGCCCAAAGAGAAGATGATTGCAAGGGTAATATGGAGAAAAATTATTTTTGTACGAATGGAATTTTGTTGTTCGCGATTTTGAGAGATTGCTATGTAACCTAATAGACCACCGAGAAATATTCTGTTCACAATTGCCTGATTCAGCAAGACACCCAGGCCTAGCCCAAGAACTATCATGATAGGAGCATAGATAGCGGAGGTTTGTTGCGTATCCTCTTGGCTGAGAATGACACAAAAACCTGAGAGAAGAATAGCGCTTGCTAAAAACAGGATGGACGGTTCTGTCTCAAATGCAGACCGCATATAAACCAGCCCTCCAGCAAGAGCCCCAATAGCAGTCAACCCTATAGATTTAAGGGTAGTAGACGAGCCATTGGAGAACTTCCACACTAATCCCAAAGCGAGTGGGGTAAGAGCAAGAATTACTGGAAAAGTATTATCAAAATTCATAATTGTTATCAGTCAAGTTTCAAAAACGATGCGCTACTTTTCGAGCCAGGCGTAACAGGTTGTTACTCCATCGCACGTAAACCAAGTCCACATAGAATCGGTTGATCAAAAGAATATAAAGTTGTTTTCTAAAGGAATTGACCCGATTGGTGATAAATATTTTTCCCCCTTTGGAACTGGTATATACGCTGATCCAACTAATGAGAATGAGTACGGTGGACAACAGAATAAGTATGTCAAAAACGCGTGGGTTGAGTGCCGCAGACACGAAGAACCCATCAGATACACCTGGCCCGGGATAAAGAAAATGTGTGAAAACCTCAGCACCCCAAAGATAGACAAAGCCGATAAAAAATAGGGCGACAATCATCGCGCCGGCAACCTTCCAGGAGGCCACATCGTGAAGTCTATATAAACTAAACATGACCTGAGAAGCCGTAACCCAGGCAAAAAAGAGCAAAATAACCGCTCCATGCGCATCGTGTAGGGGGATATTCAACATGCCATGCGCGACCATAAGAATAATCAGCGGCATAATTAACGTGAGAATCAGGCCTGTGATAAAGGTTAATGAGTTGGAAGACTTTTTGGGTCCATGGCCTGACGAATCCGGGAACTTTGGCTCCTCCCGTGCTGCATGAATGCCTTGTCCTGCCCCCAGGAATAATGTTGCTTTAAAAAGACCGTGCGCGATCAAATGAAAGATAGCCAGCGCAAATGCTCCAAGCCCACATTCCATAATCATGTAGCCCATTTGCCCCATGGTGGAGAATCCCAAGGTTTTCTTTATGTCATTTTGCGCGAGCATCATGGAGGCTCCGAGTAGAACCGTCAGAAGACCGATCACAAAAACGATATGAAGAGTATTTGGCGAAAGTACATAAAAGGGAGCCAATCGATTCAATAAAAACCCACCTGCATTTATTATTCCTGCGTGCATAAGGGCTGACACGGGGGTGGGCGAATCCATCGTGTCGGGTAACCACACGTGTAAAGGAAATTGAGCAGATTTGGCCATCGCGCCAACAAAAATTAATAACGCGATCGCAGTAACAGCGCTGATATCAAACATTCCAGAAAATAACGAAATCACTTGAGGCTGTTCTGCCGCTGTTTTAAAAAGTTCAGTAAACTCTAAAGTACCGAAATATTTATAGGCCAGGAAGATTCCGCAAAGAAAGCTTACATCCCCGACTCGATGGACAAAAAAAGTTTTAAATGCATTCTGACAAGCCGGACGGTTGGAAAAATTAAATGCGAGAATTAGATAGAGTGCCCAACTTAATAACTGCCAAAACACAAACAGCATGAACAGGTTCGGGCTAGAAACAAGAGAAAGAATCACAAAAGTCATAAAGCTCAACAGCGCGAAAAATCGAGCATAACCGGGATCGCCCTCTAAATATCGAATCGAATAAACATGAATAACTGTGCTGACACTTGTGATCAACACCATCATGACGGCCGTGAGCCGATCAATCAACATTCCAACTTTTAAAACGGAGGAGTTTTCAGGGTTTAACGGCCACAGCATCAAATGGATTGGGCCTTCTGTGCTCACATAAAAGAGAGTCCAAACAGAAAGGAAAAATGAGCTTGCCGTTGCAATGACTCCTACCCGGGCCACATGAGAGGGCATGCATTTGCCAAAGACCCCAATGAGGATTCCAGCTAAAAGAGGAAAAATGAGAATAAGAATCGGGATGGTCATGACCTATATCTTGTAAAGATCTGGTTTAAAGAATATTTAAGATGATTCTTTGCAAATAACGATTTTTAAAATTTATTACATAGATTTTTTGAATTAACAAAACTGTCTAAAGAAGTCGAACATTTCATAATGCCAAGAACCATGATGACGTATCAAAACTGAACTTTTTATTTGGCAAAATTAGTGAGGATTTACTCCGGTAAAATTAAAAAAATTACGACTAGCTAATTCAGTCTCACCAGCGAGTTGAAGTAAAGCCGCTAGACGCAGGTCAAATTCTTCAGGCGAACAATCACCACTGGTCAGGGTAACGTGTCCGACCTTGCGTCCTGGTCGCTCTTCCTTACCATAAAAATGCAATGAAGCGCCTGCAATATTGCGGATTTGCGCTTCCACTGGCAAACGACCAATCAAGTTAACCATTGCCGAAGTTTGCGCCGATGAGGTTTTGCCCAAAGGAAGTCCACAAATGGCTCGCAGATGGTTCTCGAATTGCGAAGTTTCTGCGCCTTCGATTGTCCAATGACCGCTGTTATGCACGCGAGGCGCTAACTCATTGGCGAATAGCTGATCTCCAACTTGAAAAAATTCTAGCGCCATCACACCTACGTAATCCAGGTTATCCATAACACCTCTAATTTTCGCTTCGGCTCGGACTTGCATTGGGTCATCTTGTCGACTGATCGCTAGACGCAGTATTCCATCGCGATGGTGGTTCTCGCTCACTGGATAGAAGACAATTTCACCTTTTTGATTGCGAGCCGCGATGATAGAAAGTTCTCGCCTGAATGCCACCATGGATTCAACGATGCATGGGACTTTTCCAACCCTCTCCCACGCTGCAGAAAGGTCGCTTGCTTTACGTAACAAAGCTTGGCCTTTTCCATCGTAACCCTGAGTGCGTTTTTTGAGGATGGCTGGAAGACCAATGTCTTCCAGGGCATTTATCAATTGCTCCAAGCTATCAACCGGAGCGAATTTTGCCGTAGGAATTCCTAGGGTACGAAAGAGGAGTTTCTCAGCTAGGCGATCTCGGGCCACAGACAAAACCGAAGATGCAGGATGAAGCGGAATTTGTTGCTGGAGCGATTCCACTACTGACAACGGGATGTTTTCAAATTCGTAAGTCGCGACATCGGCCCACTTGACAAAGCGCTTTTGTGCGCTTGTATCGTCATAGGGGGCGTAGAGATGCTCCCCAAAAGGCGCAGCGCAAGCGTACCTATCGGGACAAAAGAAAATAAAACTTAGCCCGAGCGAGCTACCAACTTCGGCCATCATACGAGCGAGTTGACCACCGCCTAATATACCGATATTCATCAATCACTCTCACGTGGATCAGGGTTTGTCAACACGCTATCAGTTTGTTGTTTTCGATAATTCTTTAACGCCGTTTTGATTTGAGGGTACTTGTTTGCGAGAATGCTTGCGGCCAACAATGCGGCATTGACAGCTCCTGCCCGGCCGATGGCCAACGTTCCAACCGGAATTCCAGCGGGCATTTGAACGATTGAAAGAAGCGAGTCCATGCCATTGAGAGCTTTGGATTGAACAGGCACTCCAAGTACGGGCAGTGAAGTCTTGGCTGCGGTCATACCTGGCAAATGCGCAGAGCCTCCAGCGCCAGCGATAATCACCTCGATGCCCCGTTGTTCGGCATTACCGGCAAACTGAAACAACTTGTCGGGTGTCCGGTGGGCCGATACAACCTCCACCGTATGCGGCACAGTAAGTAGCTTCAAAGTTTCCGCTGCATGACGCATGGTTTCCCAGTCGGATTTTGAGCCCATAATAATGGCTATGAGTGGCTTGTTTTCTTCACTCATCAAGCGACCGGAGCCAGGCTGTCCAATATCTTATTGAACGTTGCACTCGGACGCATTCCCGCTTTCACTTTACGACCGGGTGATTTTTTATTTTCCATCAACTTGCCTGCTGCTCGATCAAGAGTCTCTGCCAATACCTGGGCTTTGGCATGTTGGTTTTTTCTCGCCAAATGCGCCAGGGATTCTGACAGAGCCAGAAATTCGCCCAACGACTCCCAGCGCAAATGCCCTTCCTTCAACAAATCATCTTTTTCCATTTTTGCCTCATTATTTTGGATGGCTTCCTGAACAGATGAAACCAGTTCATCAGCTAACGCATTAAGGTTTACTGTTGGTAACTCGAAACCTGTCAATTCCCTATCTAAAGTCGCCTGCACGGCTCCACAGCAGCTATGCCCCAAAACGACAATTAGCGGCACCTTGAGCTTTATCACCGCATATTCAATGCTGGCAAGGGCGGGTAGTTTCCAGCTGAAAGAATGACAAACAAATCCCCAATGTCCTCGTTAAATATTTACATTGAAGGAACGCGAGAATCCGAACAATTTAGGATGGCGCAACATGGCGTGTGATCTCCTCTGACAAGTTCAAGTAGCTTGCTCTTAAAATGGTCGTGACCATTATCATTTGCAGAGCTTAAATGTTTTAGAAAAAGGGTATTACCCTGGACTAACAAATTTAAGGCCTCTTGCGTGGAACTCGTAACATTCTTCATTTCAATCTCCCCAAAGAAAAGAGGGCCGGGGTGCGAGGAAGAGGAAACCACCCCGGCCACTTAGGGGCTTGATGGCAAAGCCAAGCCTTATATTATTTTTATATTTTCAAACTATCTAGAAAATTGTATTCTAAAATTAGAATTTTATAAATTTGAAATTTTTCAACAAATAGATTGATTTAATCAAACTAGAAAATACTAAAATTATGACTTGGCTAAACTATCACCACCTCTATTACTTTTGGGTTACCGCAAGAGAGGGAGGTATCAGCAGTGCTTCCTTGAAGCTGAGAGTTGGAGAACCGACCATCAGCACCCAGATCAAAAATTTAGAAGAATCTTTAAATCGAAGACTGTTTAACAGGCGTAATAGAGGCCTTCATCTTACAGAAGCGGGAATGGTTGTTTTGGATTATGCCAACCAAATATTTAATTTGGGCAACGAACTCATGAAGGTGATAAAGGATAA
The DNA window shown above is from Nitrospinota bacterium and carries:
- the purE gene encoding 5-(carboxyamino)imidazole ribonucleotide mutase encodes the protein MSEENKPLIAIIMGSKSDWETMRHAAETLKLLTVPHTVEVVSAHRTPDKLFQFAGNAEQRGIEVIIAGAGGSAHLPGMTAAKTSLPVLGVPVQSKALNGMDSLLSIVQMPAGIPVGTLAIGRAGAVNAALLAASILANKYPQIKTALKNYRKQQTDSVLTNPDPRESD
- a CDS encoding DUF2309 domain-containing protein; this translates as MSMLDDKIRVTPSESQRIELRSLVNLSCEPISHFWPMKTFIHHNPLHGLEHLTFEKAIKEGQRFLRGRGYLSNSHNRKYFQQGRISEDSINEALKDVSQNATISIGEREFSHLEVLRAILIHGNGKVATDVCSAILQPSLNQPEIRNLFEKIHDLSKKKAPEDFLKGHADREKKDLATQYTLAEWCDQTFGTNIQDQINGEIIKWLGGFLDEGHAPWGMPDRKKTFYSAWKELALGDASGSILGIQDWKNKILNLPDRPEDAVLESLSLLAIPKDLWDSYFSLQLAQLSGWTGFIKWRSEQTDYAWQNAFPIDLIKYMAIRLFYEREFVMLACQEKLAIPGTYASINEYLNNHPTGYGLYKEYRSRVLPDEVVNYLNISLFTQDPLNIEDLDKCDSRLISIWEQTREKQEAEGQTLIVMHLAQSLGVAIQDVVKSAPNTLSTLLDWVEQFPESQHGPIWLEAFESSYIKDFAKKISPNLEKLRRSDELEEQPPESRPLSQAIFCIDVRSECFRRQLEEIGGNETFGFAGFFGIPICYQGFSSEQQTDQCPVLLKPKHVVKEIPRASQGKAAEKFLEGQEIAKTGHTLLHDLKENIVTPYVMVEAIGWFFGFKLFGQTLQPKWFKKAMSWMKDILAIPIRTTLTVEKIQREEAYEMVAAKHQAAIYRLFTEKYDQQGATVPHDQVERLRKLALNQIPSDSNENEELFRLLKWNESDLEQFIVALRKDFNLHERDLDHQLQQITQTGFTESEQVNYVETALRLLGFTKTFARLVLLCAHGSTSDNNPYESALDCGACGGNHGISNARTLAVMANNPQVRQRLAERGITIPPDTHFLPGQHDTTTDEVELYDLEEVPATHRKDLLRLQHDLQEACEKNSRERLARLPDVPAAKEIDEASRLSKVRSMDWSQVRPEWGLSGHTAFIMGRRLLSQGINFEGRTFLHSYDHSQDPDGKYLEIIMTAPMIVTNWINMEHYFSTVDPMVYGAGSKVYHNVVGNIGVMYGSQSDLCVGLPIQTVFNGDKPYHEPMRLFAIIEAPLERIATIVERHEILQRLTGNRWINLVAIHPDTKKLFHFRLMKDWQPIN
- a CDS encoding 5-(carboxyamino)imidazole ribonucleotide synthase, encoding MNIGILGGGQLARMMAEVGSSLGLSFIFFCPDRYACAAPFGEHLYAPYDDTSAQKRFVKWADVATYEFENIPLSVVESLQQQIPLHPASSVLSVARDRLAEKLLFRTLGIPTAKFAPVDSLEQLINALEDIGLPAILKKRTQGYDGKGQALLRKASDLSAAWERVGKVPCIVESMVAFRRELSIIAARNQKGEIVFYPVSENHHRDGILRLAISRQDDPMQVRAEAKIRGVMDNLDYVGVMALEFFQVGDQLFANELAPRVHNSGHWTIEGAETSQFENHLRAICGLPLGKTSSAQTSAMVNLIGRLPVEAQIRNIAGASLHFYGKEERPGRKVGHVTLTSGDCSPEEFDLRLAALLQLAGETELASRNFFNFTGVNPH
- a CDS encoding proton-conducting transporter membrane subunit, producing MTIPILILIFPLLAGILIGVFGKCMPSHVARVGVIATASSFFLSVWTLFYVSTEGPIHLMLWPLNPENSSVLKVGMLIDRLTAVMMVLITSVSTVIHVYSIRYLEGDPGYARFFALLSFMTFVILSLVSSPNLFMLFVFWQLLSWALYLILAFNFSNRPACQNAFKTFFVHRVGDVSFLCGIFLAYKYFGTLEFTELFKTAAEQPQVISLFSGMFDISAVTAIALLIFVGAMAKSAQFPLHVWLPDTMDSPTPVSALMHAGIINAGGFLLNRLAPFYVLSPNTLHIVFVIGLLTVLLGASMMLAQNDIKKTLGFSTMGQMGYMIMECGLGAFALAIFHLIAHGLFKATLFLGAGQGIHAAREEPKFPDSSGHGPKKSSNSLTFITGLILTLIMPLIILMVAHGMLNIPLHDAHGAVILLFFAWVTASQVMFSLYRLHDVASWKVAGAMIVALFFIGFVYLWGAEVFTHFLYPGPGVSDGFFVSAALNPRVFDILILLSTVLILISWISVYTSSKGGKIFITNRVNSFRKQLYILLINRFYVDLVYVRWSNNLLRLARKVAHRF
- a CDS encoding tyrosine-type recombinase/integrase; translated protein: MAIKFTNMQLNALKPEAKRYVVFGEGDKGLGVRVEPSGTKTFFFEYKFNGKNRLYTIGRYPQPVGLAQARTQAAKLKEKVRNGIDPGSEQKAKNQAHRDAETIKVLADEYLERHAKVKKSSWKEDERILMKDVLPVWGKRKAKDIVKRDINLLLDGIVDRGAKVAANRTLSVITKMFNFAVARDILAASPCVKIPRPAKEVPRDRKLSEDEIKILWAGLEPDSGISIAPIMKLALRFMAVTAQRKSEVLNAVWTEFNFHEDYWELPAHRTKNGKAHRVPLSPLALEILEAAKQVSKGSEWVFPSPVGKRTQKKTPGVSPIVGSSLDHAVRRTLTNFGIEHFTPHDLRRTATSMITGLGVPRLTVKKILNHTDSEVTGIYDRHDYFGEKKQALLAWDKKLRTIVTGELAKILPIQKFS
- a CDS encoding P-II family nitrogen regulator codes for the protein MSGMKLHPMKEIKIIIEGEHIHFVTDVLDRIKASGYTVFSNISGKGHLGFHVGHLMFNDTSSLQMILTVVPEEKLDPILSGLKPFLERHSGSLFVLDASVLRPDRFDSK